Proteins from a genomic interval of Arvicola amphibius chromosome 10, mArvAmp1.2, whole genome shotgun sequence:
- the LOC121677332 gene encoding paired immunoglobulin-like type 2 receptor beta — protein sequence MALLVSLPGGIPDMGWILFLLLPAACLQAGNPAGSNRESLYGFDQPTHVSGVQGGSIEIPFSFYFPWKLAKNPQMRILWRWKHFHGDIIYNSSAGFIHKHFEGRFILNWTQPQKSGVLRILDLKEEDQTMYFCRVRLKTTTRMEVFQSINGTRLTITQERRRDQQNSTPAPGHANDQQTPKGPFTSKRLSTIDTRSLLEFTLLHMGVSVAASENFWDSVLSFQLALRQGLPLLCVLTMESKMAAQTASL from the exons ATGGCTCTGCTGGTCTCACTTCCTGGAGGGATTCCAGACATGGGTTGGatcctgtttctgctgctgccAGCAGCCTGCCTGCAAGCTG GGAACCCAGCAGGATCCAACAGAGAAAGTCTGTATGGGTTTGATCAACCAACACACGTCTCTGGTGTCCAGGGCGGCTCAATCGAGATCCCCTTCTCCTTCTATTTCCCCTGGAAATTGGCAAAGAATCCACAGATGAGAATTCTCTGGAGATGGAAGCACTTCCATGGGGACATTATCTACAACTCTTCAGCGGGTTTTATACATAAGCATTTTGAGGGCCGGTTCATCCTAAACTGGACACAGCCCCAGAAATCCggtgtcctaagaatcctggacTTGAAAGAGGAGGACCAGACAATGTACTTCTGCCGAGTTCGTCTGAAAACAACAACGCGTATGGAGGTTTTTCAGTCGATCAATGGGACCCGACTCACCATCACTCAAG AGAGACGCAGAGACCAGCAGAATTCAACCCCTGCCCCAGGTCATGCCAATGACCAACAGACCCCAAAAGGACCCTTTACCTCCAAGCGTCTCTCAACTATAGACACAAGGTCTCTGCTGGAGTTCACTCTATT GCACATGGGTGTCTCAGTGGCGGCATCAGAGAACTTTTGGGattcggttctctccttccaacttgctttgaggcagggtctcccccTGTTGTGTGTCCTCACCATGGAGTCCAAGATGGCTGCCCAGACAGCCTCCCTAtga
- the LOC119825552 gene encoding paired immunoglobulin-like type 2 receptor beta, with protein MAPLVSLTRGIPDMAWLLLLLLPAACLQAGNPAGSNREKLYGFDQPTHVSGVQGGSIEIPFSFYFPWKLAKDPQMRILWRWKDYHGEIIYNSSSGFIHEHFKDRLILNWTQPQTSGVLRILDLKEKDQTVYFCRVRLKTTKGMEVFQSIDGTQLTITPAVGTTMQSTSIVTSAVTTAGLEDTEGQRNPSLVSLGATVTVVVAKAVLITPVYVMLIFLWWKKRYWTGRDDRIHEGHCAARLAQSGNRNQGQTCSQNYNGQLLQDDIQGPGFHKGSALQWIKIGAERRRARIWEAADLTGIRTLRLNLQGAVAALTGEPGSQVQGRQKGGLVSAEQGEQGRDMSSRQGKEAKGEGHGQGAMDRRAVL; from the exons ATGGCTCCACTGGTCTCTCTTACTAGAGGGATTCCGGACATGGCTtggctcctgcttctgctgctgccagCAGCCTGCCTGCAAGCTG GGAACCCAGCAGGATCCAACAGAGAAAAGCTTTATGGATTTGATCAGCCAACACACGTCTCTGGTGTCCAGGGCGGCTCCATTGAGATCCCCTTCTCCTTCTACTTCCCCTGGAAATTGGCAAAGGATCCACAGATGAGGATTCTCTGGAGATGGAAGGACTACCATGGGGAAATTATCTACAACTCTTCCTCGGGTTTCATACATGAGCATTTCAAGGACCGGCTCATCCTGAACTGGACACAGCCTCAGACATCCGGAGTCCTCAGAATCCTGGACCTGAAAGAGAAGGACCAGACAGTGTACTTCTGCCGAGTTCGTCTGAAAACGACAAAAGGCATGGAGGTTTTTCAGTCGATCGATGGGACCCAACTCACCATCACTCCAG CAGTAGGCACCACCATGCAGAGCACCTCCATTGTCACCTCTGCAGTTACCACGGCTGGTCTGGAGGACACAGAGGGCCAGAGGAATCCTTCACTTGTGAGCCTGGGAGCCACAGTCACAGTGGTGGTGGCCAAGGCTGTGCTCATAACCCCTGTGTATGTGATGCTGATCTTCCTCTGGTGGAAGAAAAG ATACTGGACAGGAAGAGACGATAGGATCCATGAGGGTCACTGTGCTGCCAGGCTTGCCCAATCAGGGAATCGAAATCAAGGGCAGACCTGTTCCCAAAACTACAATGGACAGCTCCTGCAGGATGATATCCAAG GCCCAGGTTTTCACAAGGGCTCAGCCCTGCAATGGATAAAAATTGGAGCTGAGAGGAGGAGAGCAAGAATCTGGGAGGCAGCAGATTTGACTGGGATTCGAACCCTGAGACTGAATCTGCAGGGTGCAGTAGCTGCACTCACAGGGGAGCCAGGGAGCCAGGTTCAAGGGAGACAAAAGGGAGGCCTGGTGAGTGCAgagcagggagagcagggaagggacaTGAGTTCAAGACAGgggaaggaagcaaagggagAAGGACATGGACAAGGGGCAATGGACAggagagctgtcctctga